The Pogona vitticeps strain Pit_001003342236 chromosome 7, PviZW2.1, whole genome shotgun sequence genome segment GGGGAAATTACCATTTCATTTGTGACCCAGGCATCACAAATGAAGCAACAGTGCCCAGCAACAGTGGGGCCAACCTGTGGTCCTCCAAGTGTGTTTGGACTGCAGGACTCCTCGGAAGCACAGCTGGTGTTTCCTCAGAAGAGCCAGATGTTGTCTGTGTTCATGGGCAGCTCGGCTTCCATACCAACAGATATTGTCTCTCCTGGATTTCAGGCTGGAGAACATTACCAGGAGATGCTGGGGAGATAGCTGGGAGTCTTCTGGGAAGCTTGGGCTTCCTCACTGACAGACAGATTTCTTAAAGCCTCATCCAAGACTTAAACCATTATACCACACAGCCTTTCGTGATCAGAAATGAGAAACACTGTTTTTCTGGTCTATAGAAACCCACAGCTAACAATGCCACTGCAATGTAGTccaaattctgggatttgtaattgtCAAAAAAAACCTTCTCTACTTCTGCTCATGATCCATGACTGCAATAAAGGTGCACACAATTTGCGGCTTACTGCATCACTCGACAAATATACATATTACATTTCTACTTTGGTTTTTAAGAAAACAGAccagatttctgttttttttccccatttttaaaaaagaaaatcttttcACTATGTAAACCTCATTTTTCCTGTTTCATGAGATAAGCTGGTCATATAAAAGCTGACAAACATTAATGTAATAAATATACACTGCAATCAAATAAACAGATGTGCAATCAACCCAGAAGAAATGACAAAACCCTTTGATTAATAATGAACAAcaaccataacaacaacaattctttcTCAGACCAATATAATACTTTGATTCTAATAAGAAGGGGAGGTAAAAAATGTATTAACAGCCAGAATCATTTTGGGGCTTTATACTGGAACAAGTGTAATTACATAGAGTTGTGACTTGAATTGTTGCTTGCATTTCTCATAAAAAAACAAGTCACATAACTGGCACAAAATGAGGAACACAAGGGGCAACTCataaatcagtggaaatttgttGCCACAATTTATGCAATTATACTTAAAGCTAGCGCAAATCCCCAGCAAGATTTTGGTGAAGGTCCTTTGGCAGACATTACATGGCTGGAGCGTCTTGctgataactcactctgaaaatAGTCCTCATTAAGATCTTTATATTTTCACCACGAGTAATTCTTTTCATGAATCTAAGTACATGTACATCTTCCAAGTATGATCCAGATGGGAACAGGGAATCCTTTATTACCATCTTTCTTTCCCTTGGGAGCTGTCCAGCCGGTTTGGTGCTGACGTTCATCAGATTTTGAGGTGAACTACTCTTTTTTCCCCGTATAGAGATTTCAAGCTGCAATCCTAGACATGCCTACCTGGGATAAAGTCCCAATAAACATAGCACTgattctgagtagacatgtacagGATTGCGCCCATCTTCATGCACCAATGTGGGTATTTCAAGTTGCTTGGATGGAAACCCTCAGACTTTCAGTTCTTCTGGTTTGGGGCACTCTCACATTTTCCCTATAGCTTGGACTTCAATCCGATTGTTGGAAGGGCACCTCAGAGACCTGAGCCTGTCACCCAGCCTCTTCACATTGAGAGTATATATGATGGGGTTTCCCAATGAATTAATGGTTATCATCATAGCTGTCAAGTTTCGGAAGATGTAGATGCCTGGGAAGAGATCTCTGAGGCAGCGCTGAGTAGCAGAATCGAACACGGCACCTACAAAGAAGGGTGtgtaagaaagcaaagtcagGACCCAGATTAGCACGCTGGTCCTCACAACCTGGATCTCAGCCAGACGGTAGGTGGTATGGTGTTGGCCCAGCGCTCCCATTGACTTATTCTGCTTTCTCAAAAAGCCAATGATGCTGATGTAGGTGAAAAATGGAAGGATCAAAGCCACTGCACTATGAGGAATGGCAATGAAGAGAAGATAGTCAATGCATAGGGGCCCATAAAGAGCAGAGATGTTCTCCTGCTCCAGGCAATTCCACCCCATCAGAGGCATGAATCCTAGGAAGAAGGCGAACACCCAAATGACAAAGACAACTCCTAAGATCTGGTTTCTGGTGATCCGGTGCCTTGTCCACAGGCTTTCAGTCACAGCCAGGTAGCGCTCAATCCCAATGGCCACTAGGTTGTAGATGGTGGCCAAGATGGAGATGATGTAGAAAGTGTATGCTTTGAGGAGGTCCTTGGTCCCAACCATGGTGCTTTCGGGGTTCATGATAAACATGGTGGCAATCCAGAAGCCCGAGGAGCTGGTGAGAAAGTCAGAGACAGCTAAGTTGCAGAAGAGAATGCAGATGGGTTTGTGTAGGTCTTTGGAACATGTCACAACAAGGATGACGACAGAGTTGAAGACCACAGAGGTGAAGGTCATTGCCATTTGAGGAACTCCTAAAGCATACACCAGGGGCCTGCTCCAAATCTCAGTCGTGCGGTTGTGACAGTTGTAATGCTGAATCATGATGGAAATCAGAGCTGCAACTCTGTGGAGGGCTCAGAAGGGAGCTTGGATCCAGAGGCTgcaccgggtgtgtgtgtgtgtgtgtgtgtgtgtgtgtgtgtgtgtgtgtgtgtgtgtgtgtcagaaatgAGAGCGAGAGCCAGGAATCAGAGTCCAAAGTCAGAACCAAAAGCTGAGGTCCGAACCCAGGAGTCACAAATGGAGGCCTCAATGAGGAGTCGATGCCAAAGATTGGAACCAGGAGGCAAAGCCAAGGATCAAACCTGAAGGCTGGAGAGAGTACTGAGGACTTCTCCTTCTGTGTCCTGTGATTCCTGATTATGACCTATGAAGGCGCACTGAAATTTTAAGTCAACCGAGACCCTTCTTATTTCCTTGTCTTGCAGCTGGATGAAAAACAGATGGACTTCCAGCCTTGCGGCTCTAAGTGAAGAGGCTCCACATCGCGCATTCCTGTTTCTAGAATACCGCCTGAGCTTTGGATTAAACGTTAACTCTTGTGCATCATAGCATTTTGGTCTTCGTCTGTCTTCCCTGAGGTTGCTAGGATGAACTAGGCAGCAAAAGCATCCAATAAACTCATACTAATCTCCCTGTTGATTCTTGGTCAGGAACCTCAATTTGGCTGTGTGGAGTAGAACTGCACCAATTAATtgcacacacatatgtacacataCATTACTGTAGTGTTTTAAAACACacaggatgaaatcctgttgtctaGCATAGTAACTTGTACtaaagtaggcctactgaatcaatggggattgggtgagtcagctcctccataagtcccatggattctaatgggcctactctaattgtgtcTTATTTTAGCATATTAAGTCGTAGAGAGCAGATCCATTAAAATCCATGGGATTTATGGAGGACTGCACTCATccgatccccattgattcaatgggcctgctctagtgtggtttactatactaagcaacaggatttcagccatccttGTCTTGTAGCACCATAAACAAGGGATCTCTTACGGTTACCCAAGCTGAGCTGAGCTACTGAATGGTCGCTGCCTGTACTTTTTGCAGTAATCTAGGTTTTTTTGAAACTATCCTCACTCCATGCCACAGTGTTCCTCAGAACATTTTAGTACTATACAGATAAAAGGAACTTCTAATTCATTTTAAAGCACGCCCCATTTCCCTGCATATTATAccttagtttggttttgaatcTATGTGTCCACAGAGAGACCCATGAGAAAGCACCTGATACGTCACAAATCTGGATGTTCCCTTTTGAAGTGGTTGGTGCAACAAAACGCAGCACAAGACCCTTGCATTTTCATTGGGATATAAGCCATTTGCAGCTCTTGGGAGGCGACAAATTGAAAAACTGCTTGCCATTTTGGTTGCATCAAAATGATGGGACGTAGCTGGCAGGGTGTTGATGGACGATTTACATGCCATACTTGGGCAGCAGAGGGCGCTATAGCAAAAGGAAACCTTCCATATGCCAatcctgcatctctctctctctctggaaggaaggaaatcccGCACATTTCACTTCTCTAAAGAAAAACATGTTGCAGGAAGGGTCAGCTAGGCATACGTGGGACCAGCATAAATTCACGTGCAAAGACAAACATTTAAACACAAACAGCCTCGTATCATTAAGCTAGGAAATGGCATGAGCAGCAAATTTGACAGGCAAAATGGGGCCTCAAATGTAACACGTTAACAACATAACAAACCTTCCTTTCAGCGATGAGAAATCCCTAATACTTTCCAGATTAAGGTAACAAGGGCAGGGAACATTGTTTTCCCCAGCAGTGAGAATGAGAGTTTCTGCATTACTCaccgggggggggcaatttgtatAGAGTTTGAGCGCTAGAGTGCAACAGTGCTATATAATGTTACAGCATGCATGCACTCTAGCGTTAAAGCACACTAGTCAGGGATTATGAGTTTTAATTCAAAATGTACAGAGAGCACCACATGGCCCAGTCACAGACAATATTAGAAGTAAACTAACAAAGCAATGTAAGGCTGATTCCTGTGATGCCACAGGGCTTCCGTGGAAGCACATTATTAATTGAAAAGAGTTCATAAGGTTGCTACTGCTTCTGTTAAGTGCGCTCATAACCCTCCAAGGAATGTGGtactattttgttggttttctgtGAACTAAAACTGAAGAACCAGAGATCCAAAGGAaaagtgggagaggaagcaaataAACCGATATAGTTACCAACTTTTCCCAAAGTGTTATGTAATGACTAAATGCTAGAACTGTAGCGGTCCCTCTGGGATAAGTGATGCCATCTTGCAGCTTGTTTCACAAGCAGTCTGTGCTCCTTGTCTGTCTCCTGCATCTGCTAACGAGACACATTTCTGGGGGGAGAGTGGTGCAGCAAAAACAGCCCTAAGCAGAGTGAAAAGGGGACCTTGCGGTCTCGCCCCTCTTTCCGCCAATCAAAGGTGGCCCATTTAGGCAGTTCTGGGGAATGGAGGGGCCCAAAAGTATCTGATTGCAGGCAATACTCTAATTCTGGGGCAGGGCAAGGTTGAAATAGCTCCAGAAAGAGTTCTGGAACAGGAGGGAGCAGACCATATTCTCCCCATCAACAACTTGAACAACATGAAAAGAGGTCAGAGGCAGAGGTAGCTACCCCACTCCAGAGCACAGAATCTTGGAACCAGAGAACCCCATTCATCATCTtaaaaaaggcaacttttccaagttctgggatgCTTGCTTTCTTTGTGAACTCCGGCATCTGCCAAATGGATTACCTTCCTTGTTAGACAATGTCAGTTCCTGCTCGGGGTAAGAAAGGCTAAATTCCCACTGGAAACATCCTTCAAACAAAGGAGTTTTGCAGAGAGTTGTGCACGCATCCAAGTGGGTTGTGCGCCATTGTGAAGAAAGGTCATTTGATCCCAGAAACAAATTAAGGCTGTCCAGAACCGACACACCCACCTTCAAAAAGATTACATGAGGATGGAAGAAGTGCCTTAGGAATCATCCTCCTTTAACATGTCACAGGTTATTGGGTGCTCAAAAAGGTAGCCTGTTTTTGGCAGGCTAGGGGAGTTGGTTGCTGTGGGAAAACCAGCCCTGGGAAAAGTCAAGAGGTGCTTCTCAAAATAATGGCTATTCATTTCTTGTCCTCATTCTgaggagccaacagtgtgatctCAGAAACACCATCTCAGCATTGACTCAGTGCCTTCttagtggttgctcccaggctctggagcTCCCTTTCAAGAAAGGCTAGGTTTGAACCATCACGTCTCCACTTCTGTCGACAGGCAAAGAGTTTTTCTATTTGAAAGTTGACTACCTGTCGAGAAAGGGGAGCTTTCAACAAAACGTGCTCCATTTTTGATCCCTCCTTAGCATTCGTTATCTTTAAACCAGATCTTGCAAAGTTCGGTCTGTCAAGCAGAGGATTGAGATAGATCTGTGCTTCTCGGcctctggtcctccagatgttttgggtgtCTGTTCCCAAAAGCCCCGGGTGGAATGACAAACACTCAGGGATTTTGGGAAGGGAAGCACAAAACATGTAGATGGCCaaatgttgagaaccactgaaataGAGGAGTAGATTCTGGGATGCAGCATGTGAGCATGACAGCTTCAATTACCTGTAAGAATctggacttatttatttttttaatctctccACGATTCCCACAATTCTTATCATAAACCTCAGCTTCCCAGCTGTAAACACAGCTTTAACAGCTGGGGTGAGCTACAGGATATCAATTTCAGAAAGACTAAGATAAATTGCAGGGAAGAATTCAGGGACATTCATGGTTATAAACCatctcatttcttcttcttctaaaggaTAGGGAAATTATACTCTATCCATCATTCCTGGCTAATATTGTTTGGAAATATTGGAAGGAAGCACAGAGAATGGAACATTTATAAATCAATTAAATGTGTAACATGCTTTGGAGTATAAATAAAACAGGACAGATAAAGAAGAATACTTGAAGCAGGTGAAACCTGTTTTTATATGCCTTCTTACCAAGCAATGTCTTTTTTTATAAAAGGAAATTAGTTGGGTTGGGGACAGACACGCTACCCAATTGCACACAGCTTCTTAACAgatcaaattattttaaattggttAATCTGTTTAACGACTACTGTGGCTCAGCTGAAGAGACGGGTGCATTGCAGCCCTCCAGAAGTTGTCggtctacaactcccaacatccctcaccattggctaggcTGTCTAGGTttgatgggttttgtagtcccaGAAAGTTTGCAGGATCACATGATGCCCTGGCCATGGAGCACACACAGAGAAGCACAGCGAAAGTAAACGCTCATTGTCCCATTATCCAGTTTATGTTTCTCTCACCCCTCTTAAAGCGGATTAAAGTCTTCCTTTTCGGCCATGAAAGAAGGTGGGGGGAAGCACTGTTTGTGATCTTTCTTTTCAGCTTTGCTTTAAGAATCCATGTTTTTTCCTCCAGCCAACTCAATGGAATTCCTACATCTTAAAGGCTTTGACTCCTCGGTGCCCATGTGCCTCCTTCCGACTCTCCTCCAGACGGTGGGCAATTCCCACGCTCTAAAACAATCTCATAGGGATGAAAGATCATAACAACACTGGGGAGGGACTCATCCAACTCATCCTGAGCACAGCAGGACCTAAAAGTCCTGTACGTATCTCAATGTCTGGAGAAAAACAAGCAACGGAACCTGGGATGTATTAGAGAGATTTAAAACTGCCATAAAATTACTGTATGCTGACAGAGCACATTGCATTATGGGGCACGTTGtgtttgaatttgttttaaagtcttgtttctttgttcatttgttttccaaagaaagaaaaagagaaactcaGAAGATAAAAGCATAGTCCTTGATAGGCCCTTATCTGCACTTTACTAGAAATGATTAAACAACTAAAAGTACACCAGGTTTAAAGGCAAGAGAATGAAGGCGTATGAGCAAATATTAAATCTTACAGTCCTAACAAAGGGCATAACATTTAAAGGAAGTGGCCCAATCTTATTGATTTATACAAACACATAAGGGCAGTCACATGTTCCTCCCGGCAAACTCCCCTTTACACATCCAATCTGGTTGTGAGATCTGGTGTGCATCTGGTTGTGCAAAGGGGAGTCTGCTGGAGGGAGAAAGCTGCGTTTTAACCCCAGCTGGATTTCGTTTATAGCTCTTCATCATCTTGGAAGCTAACATTTCAGTAATGAACAATCCAATCCCAGTTTTATCTGCTGTTACTCTTTCattccttattatttttttttaaatgcccattTCCACACACAAAGCTATTGGCCATTCTCTACATCACAAAGCAGGCTGAAGAGTTGCCTTTAGTCATGCTGTTCTTTAGAGCAGCAGCAGCCAACAGATCCGAGATCAATTCTGCATCTTCAGCTAGAAGAGAACCCTCCACAACAGAACTACTGGGTTGCATCCATTGGCTTAATTCTCTTTGTCTGGGTTTTGTTGCGCCAAGAGTAGATCTGGGAAAACGATGACCATATCAAGAGGTTGTAACCTAACTTTTCATGTGCTAGCTAGGTGTTTTGCTTGTATTATCTCTAGGAGCTAAAAATGAGAATTCCTCCAAATCACCCTACATGACCCTCCCAGTTAGGAAGGAGTAACAGACTTTGCCTGGGCTCCATCCTGCCCAGAAGAGTACTGTAGAGATAACAGGTGAAAACCCAACCTGTTAAAAGGTGCCAACTGGAAGAAAGCTTTAGCCAGAACAGTGCCAGCTTTGAGGATGAAGCAAGTAAGCCATTGAAGAACAACGTAGACCAGATGGAGGATGAGAAGTTACTGAGAGACGTGAGTTTTATTCTAGTTGACTGTAAATATCTGTATCCTGTCTTTTGATAAGGCAGTCTTCAATACAAAATAAGAATGTTGGACTGACCTTTCATAATACTGTATTTGAGAATCTAACTAAAACACACATGTAAACCAAGAGGTAGAAAACCAAGCACTCagccaactttttttaaaaaagaaagaaagatgaagacaTAGTGTTCTGACATGTCAAAAACTGGAAAGAAGAACAGTTTCAAATTGGCCTCCATAACTCTGAAAGGGCCAGGCAGGTGTTTCTGCAGGACTTGTGACATAATTCCAAAGAATGCTGTCAAACAGGAGTGAGGACAGAATCAGGGTGGATGGCAGAAGTTTATACAATGGTGCTGGGTGTGATGAGAGTCAATGGGTCCATGTTCCACCACAATTCAGGGtggtttttttcaaaagaaattgaTTGCCATGCATTTCAAAACCagacaataaaggaaaccacttcTCTGTACAACATGCAAAACCTGTGGCACTCAATAGTCTTCaagacgagcgtgcctgctgacagagggaacaagagaccatctgccggccacagcccactgggtgagaggcagtggaactgtggtcggctccctgttggatgccagccctttctcaagggagctggctcaaccttcccctgtgctggcaggatcaggccctgctgctcccggctgcctcatctcctaccaacaccggccacctggcccagggggagagaaaggttttaaccggagcttcctttgggacctgaccggacgagcgtgcctgctgacagagggaacaagagaccatctgccggccacagcccactgggtgagaggcagtggaactgtggtcggccccctgttggatgccagccctttctcaagggagctggctcaaccttcccctgtgctggcaggatcaggccctgctgctcccggctgcctcatctcctaccaacaccggccacctggcccagggggagagaaaggttttaaccggagcttcctttgggacctgaccggacgagcgtgcctgctgacagagggaacaagagaccatctgccggccacagcccactgggtgagaggcagtggaactgtggtcgggcccctgttggatgccagccctttctcaagggagctggctcaaccttcccctgtgctggcaggatcaggccctgctgctcccggctgcctcatctcctaccaacaccggccacctggcccagggggagagaaaggttttaaccggagcttcctttgggacctgaccggacgagcgtgcctgctgacagagggaacaagagaccatctgccggccacagcccactgggtgagaggcagtggaactgtggtcgggcccctgttggatgccagccctttctcaagggagctggctcaaccttcccctgtgctggcaggatcaggccctgctgctcccggctgcctcatcccctaccaacaccggccacctggcccagggggagagaaaggttttaaccggagcttcctttgggacctgaccggacgagcgtgcctgctgacagagggaacaagagaccatctgccggccacagcccactgggtgagaggcagtggaactgtggtcggccccctgttggatgccagccctttctcaagggagctggctcaaccttcccctgtgctggcaggatcaggccctgctgctcccggctgcctcatctcctaccaacaccggccacctggcccagggggagagaaaggttttaaccggagcttcctttgggacctgaccggacgagcgtgcctgctgacagagggaacaagagaccatctgccggccacagcccactgggtgagaggcagtggaactgtggtcgggcccctgttggatgccagccctttctcaagggagctggctcaaccttcccctgtgctggcaggatcaggccctgctgctcccggctgcctcatccccctctcaacatgagctacatggctgggagggagagaaggggctttagaaaagttttattttatatatgttttaaatgtttttaaattgttattaattgccctcagtgaagaagagacccacagtggatctaatggaacaggaaggggggagggtgttggagggggcagccattgaggtggtgctgggtaggggaaggaatggcggtgggggtaggacatgcccgcgtaggagaagagaggttagatatcttacatctatcccctcttctagttctacccccaaccagatggtatcaggcgaccatatcagcaaaccctcgagccacacggtgctgttgatgaacgccaggtcagtacaaaataaaactgccctcatccatgatgtaattctggatgaggggtctgacctggcgtgcattactgagacctgggtgggagaggagggtggtgttcccctctcccagctatgtccgcctgggtactcagtccagcaccagggtcgctcagagggtcggggagggggagttgctatagtctataggagttctatctccttgaccaggcttcctgtccctttgagaggaggtctcgagggcctgtattgtgtgttgggctcgcgagacaggttagggattctgttggtgtaccgcccaccctgctgcgtaccaacagtctccctgcctgagctgacagaggtagtctcggacctgatgttgaggactcccaggctgttggtgctgggggacttcaacatccatgccgaggctgccttgactggggcggctcaggacttcatggccaccatgacaaccatggggctgtctcaatgtgtcatcggtccgacgcatgagaagggccacaccttggacctggttttctcaacgggactggaagatggtggtttggatgtggaggggctggtcgtgaccccattgtcatggtcagaccacttcctggtcaagttcagtctattagcgtcttcttccctctgcaagggtgggggatctattaagatgatccgccctcggagactaatggatccagatggattcctgaatgctctgggggattatccgtctgatatggtcggcgctcctgtcgaagctcaggtcaccctatggaatagggagatgacccgggcagttgacacgattgcgcctaagcgtcctctccctgctcgccgagcccagacagctccttggtatacttctgaactgcgggcgatgaagcgagaggggagacggctggagcgcaggtggaggaaatcccgctgggagtccgatcgaacacgacttagagcccattatcgggcctatttcgtggcaatacggctggcgaaacggcaatatttctccagccgtattgcttcctcagaatgtcgtccagcagagctgtttcgggtggtccgggatcttcttcaaccgggaaatccggtggaggtcccggactgctcatcagctcgctgtgatgagtttgctatacattttgagggaaaaatcgctcagattcgcagtgggttggactccacagttactgcagaatcagaggatgtgtccagtgcgccgtgcttaggtccagtattaatggatgagtttcaattgttgagacctgatgatgtggacagggtgcttggatctgtccgttctaccaccactccgctcgacccttgcccatcctggctaattggaagatcagccaggggggttcgcacctgggtccaggaggccgtgaatgcctctctgagagagggagtggtccctaccgccttgaaagaggcggtgattcgaccactccttaaaaagcctaacctggacccaatgctggtggtcaactaccgaccagtggcgaacctcccttacttgggcaaggtgttggagcgggttgtggctgggcaactccaggcgctgctggatgaaacggattttctggatccatttcaatcgggtttcaggccaggttttggtacagagactgccttggtcgccctgtacgatgacctttgccgggagagagacagggggagtgtgaccctgttgatactcctggacctctcagcggctttcgacaccatcgaccatggtgtccttctggataggctggctgggttgggagttgggggcactgttttacagtggttccgctccttcctggctgaccgtgtccagagggtggtgctgggggacagttgctctgccccatggcagttatgtcatggggttcctcagggctcaatactgtcccccatgctgtt includes the following:
- the LOC110075502 gene encoding lysophosphatidic acid receptor 1; this translates as MIQHYNCHNRTTEIWSRPLVYALGVPQMAMTFTSVVFNSVVILVVTCSKDLHKPICILFCNLAVSDFLTSSSGFWIATMFIMNPESTMVGTKDLLKAYTFYIISILATIYNLVAIGIERYLAVTESLWTRHRITRNQILGVVFVIWVFAFFLGFMPLMGWNCLEQENISALYGPLCIDYLLFIAIPHSAVALILPFFTYISIIGFLRKQNKSMGALGQHHTTYRLAEIQVVRTSVLIWVLTLLSYTPFFVGAVFDSATQRCLRDLFPGIYIFRNLTAMMITINSLGNPIIYTLNVKRLGDRLRSLRCPSNNRIEVQAIGKM